A stretch of the Paenibacillus dendritiformis genome encodes the following:
- the rplK gene encoding 50S ribosomal protein L11 → MAKKVIKVVKLQIPAGKANPAPPVGPALGQAGVNIMAFCKEFNAKTADQAGLIIPVEITVFEDRSFTFITKTPPAAVLLKVASKIEKGSGEPNKKKVATVKRDTVRQIAEQKMPDLNAASVESAMRMVEGTARSMGIVIED, encoded by the coding sequence ATGGCAAAAAAAGTCATCAAAGTGGTAAAATTGCAGATTCCTGCAGGGAAAGCGAATCCTGCGCCGCCGGTCGGTCCAGCATTGGGTCAAGCAGGCGTGAACATCATGGCATTCTGTAAGGAATTCAACGCGAAGACTGCCGATCAAGCAGGCCTTATCATTCCTGTTGAAATCACAGTATTCGAGGATCGCTCCTTTACGTTCATCACGAAGACGCCTCCAGCAGCAGTATTGCTGAAAGTGGCTTCCAAGATCGAAAAAGGTTCCGGCGAGCCAAACAAAAAGAAAGTAGCTACAGTGAAGCGCGACACGGTTCGCCAAATCGCTGAGCAAAAAATGCCAGACCTGAATGCGGCATCCGTAGAATCGGCTATGCGCATGGTTGAAGGCACAGCCCGCAGCATGGGTATCGTCATCGAAGACTAA
- the nusG gene encoding transcription termination/antitermination protein NusG, giving the protein MEKRWYVVHTYSGYENKVKANLEKRVESMGMEDKIFRVLVPMEEELVNKDGKKKTVMRKVYPGYVLVEMIQTDESWYVVRNTPGVTGFVGSTGSGSKPIPLMPEEVEQILRQMGMEEPKPKVDFELKESVRIKVGPFANFVGTVEEILLDKAKLKVHVNMFGRETPLELDYHQVEKI; this is encoded by the coding sequence ATGGAAAAGAGATGGTACGTTGTTCATACCTACTCCGGGTATGAGAACAAAGTGAAAGCCAATCTGGAAAAGCGCGTCGAATCCATGGGAATGGAAGACAAGATATTCCGGGTTCTTGTTCCGATGGAAGAAGAATTGGTGAACAAAGACGGCAAGAAAAAAACCGTCATGCGCAAGGTTTACCCTGGCTATGTTTTGGTTGAGATGATCCAGACGGATGAATCTTGGTATGTTGTCCGCAATACGCCGGGCGTCACTGGATTTGTCGGTTCCACCGGATCCGGCTCCAAGCCGATTCCTCTGATGCCGGAAGAGGTTGAACAGATTTTGCGGCAGATGGGAATGGAAGAGCCGAAGCCGAAGGTCGATTTCGAGTTGAAGGAATCGGTACGCATTAAGGTAGGGCCTTTCGCTAACTTTGTCGGCACGGTCGAAGAGATCCTTCTCGATAAAGCGAAGTTGAAGGTCCATGTTAACATGTTTGGAAGGGAAACCCCGCTTGAACTGGATTACCATCAGGTGGAGAAGATTTAA
- the secE gene encoding preprotein translocase subunit SecE encodes MKQPFSSLFSFFADSWGELKKVRWPNRKELTSYTLVVLGTVIFMTLYFWVLDIGISAIVEAII; translated from the coding sequence CTGAAACAACCTTTCAGTTCATTGTTTTCCTTCTTTGCCGACAGCTGGGGTGAATTAAAAAAAGTTCGCTGGCCCAATCGTAAAGAACTGACAAGCTATACGCTGGTCGTATTGGGGACGGTTATCTTTATGACGCTTTATTTCTGGGTCCTTGACATCGGGATTTCCGCGATCGTCGAAGCGATTATTTAA
- the rpmG gene encoding 50S ribosomal protein L33, translating into MRVIITMACTSCKQRNYTTTKNKRNHPDRIELKKFCKFCNEHTSHRETR; encoded by the coding sequence ATGCGGGTAATTATTACGATGGCTTGCACGAGCTGCAAACAACGCAACTACACGACGACAAAGAACAAGCGCAATCACCCAGACCGCATTGAGTTGAAGAAATTCTGCAAGTTCTGCAACGAGCATACTTCTCATCGCGAAACGAGATAA
- the sigH gene encoding RNA polymerase sporulation sigma factor SigH — protein sequence MSVDLRALSTPCPYERLSDELLVDAVREGDSEALEYLINKYRNFVRAKARSYFLIGADREDIVQEGMIGLYKSIRDFKGDKLASFKAFAELCITRQIITAIKTATRQKHIPLNSYVSLDKPIYDEDSDRTLLDIIGGSRVSDPEELIINQEEFVGLEDKMAEILSDLERRVLMLYLDGRSYQEIAVDLDRHVKSIDNALQRVKRKLERYLELRDGDGEE from the coding sequence GTGAGTGTTGACCTCAGAGCATTGAGCACCCCCTGTCCGTACGAACGGTTGTCGGATGAACTTCTCGTCGACGCAGTTCGTGAGGGAGACAGCGAAGCGCTAGAGTATTTAATTAACAAGTACCGTAATTTCGTACGTGCCAAGGCACGCTCTTATTTTTTGATAGGAGCCGATCGCGAGGATATCGTACAAGAAGGTATGATCGGATTATATAAGTCAATCCGGGATTTCAAGGGCGATAAGTTGGCTTCATTCAAGGCGTTTGCCGAACTGTGCATCACGAGGCAGATCATTACCGCAATCAAGACGGCAACGCGCCAGAAGCATATTCCATTGAACTCCTATGTATCCTTGGACAAGCCGATCTATGATGAGGATTCGGACCGCACGCTTCTTGATATTATCGGAGGCTCCCGCGTGTCGGATCCCGAAGAGTTGATTATCAATCAGGAAGAATTCGTCGGACTGGAAGACAAGATGGCCGAGATTTTGAGCGATCTTGAGCGCAGAGTGCTAATGTTGTATTTGGATGGCCGATCCTATCAGGAGATTGCCGTTGACCTGGATCGCCATGTCAAGTCGATAGACAACGCCCTCCAGCGCGTCAAGCGCAAGCTGGAGCGCTATCTGGAACTGCGGGACGGCGACGGAGAAGAGTAG
- a CDS encoding NYN domain-containing protein — protein MRQQDWRDVLLVDGYNMIGAWHELKQLADRRLEDARDRLLDNLAEYQAYSGRRVIAVFDAYRVPGLGATYTQGKIEVYFTKEKETADECIERLVKELSHRRRQIYVATSDMTEQRVVLGLGALRISARELRIIVEQSRREVESRIREHASKPVKRNPLEGKLSLDQLLKLERMRRGEED, from the coding sequence ATGCGCCAGCAAGATTGGCGCGACGTGCTGTTGGTCGATGGCTACAATATGATCGGCGCCTGGCACGAGCTGAAGCAGCTGGCAGACCGGAGGCTCGAGGACGCGCGCGACCGCCTGCTGGACAACCTGGCGGAATACCAGGCGTATTCCGGCCGGCGGGTCATCGCCGTCTTTGACGCCTACCGCGTCCCCGGTCTGGGGGCTACCTATACCCAGGGCAAGATCGAAGTCTACTTCACGAAGGAGAAGGAGACGGCGGACGAATGCATCGAGCGTCTTGTCAAGGAGCTCTCCCATCGCCGGCGCCAGATCTATGTTGCCACTTCGGATATGACAGAGCAGCGCGTCGTCCTCGGCCTCGGCGCGCTGCGGATATCGGCACGCGAGCTTCGGATCATCGTGGAGCAATCGAGGCGGGAGGTGGAGAGCCGGATTCGCGAGCATGCCTCGAAGCCGGTGAAGCGCAATCCGCTGGAAGGAAAGCTCAGCCTCGACCAACTGCTGAAGCTCGAACGGATGCGCCGGGGGGAAGAAGATTAG
- the rlmB gene encoding 23S rRNA (guanosine(2251)-2'-O)-methyltransferase RlmB → MEEYIAGKHSVTEALRSGRTIHKIWIADNAQKHLTQPITAEAKKAGVIVQTVDKRKLDQMAEGVQHQGVVAQVAAYGYVEVDDILARAEAKGETPFLLILDEIEDPHNLGSILRTADCTGVHGVIIPKRRSVGLTATVSKTSAGAVEYVPVARVTNLAQTMEQLKERGVWLVGTDVSATQDLYETDLFTMPLALVIGNESKGMGRLVKQTCDALLKLPMAGQINSLNASVAAGIFMYEVVRRRRG, encoded by the coding sequence ATGGAAGAATACATTGCCGGGAAGCACTCGGTCACCGAGGCGCTCCGCTCCGGCCGTACCATTCATAAAATATGGATTGCGGACAACGCGCAGAAGCATCTGACGCAGCCGATTACCGCCGAAGCGAAGAAGGCGGGCGTCATCGTTCAGACCGTGGACAAGCGCAAGCTCGATCAGATGGCCGAGGGCGTTCAGCATCAAGGGGTCGTCGCCCAGGTGGCCGCTTACGGCTATGTGGAGGTGGACGACATCCTCGCCCGGGCGGAGGCGAAGGGAGAGACGCCGTTCCTCCTGATCCTCGACGAGATCGAGGATCCGCATAATCTCGGATCGATTCTGCGGACGGCCGACTGCACGGGGGTGCATGGCGTCATCATTCCGAAGCGGCGTTCGGTCGGCTTGACCGCCACCGTGTCCAAAACATCCGCCGGCGCCGTGGAATATGTGCCGGTCGCGCGGGTAACGAATCTGGCGCAGACGATGGAGCAGTTGAAGGAGCGGGGCGTCTGGCTTGTCGGAACCGATGTGTCCGCGACCCAGGACCTGTACGAGACGGACCTGTTTACGATGCCGCTCGCGCTGGTCATCGGAAATGAGAGCAAGGGCATGGGCCGCCTCGTCAAGCAGACCTGCGATGCGCTGCTGAAGCTTCCGATGGCCGGACAGATCAATTCGTTAAATGCGTCGGTCGCCGCCGGGATATTCATGTATGAGGTCGTGCGCCGGCGCCGCGGCTGA
- a CDS encoding Mini-ribonuclease 3: MNAVRPDGAEAGGTWLFPYPPAKEPKLLPPIVLAYMGDAVYEMAIRQYLISMPNHRPQVLHRQATRYVSAKSQARALARLAPMLTAEEADIVRQGRNAKSAVPKSANVNEYRQATALEALFGYLYFIGRGDRIRELAEIIVQAPDGEEAPSQAGARGKPD, encoded by the coding sequence ATGAATGCCGTGCGCCCGGACGGCGCAGAGGCGGGAGGGACATGGCTGTTCCCTTACCCGCCGGCGAAGGAGCCGAAGCTGCTGCCGCCGATCGTGCTGGCGTATATGGGCGATGCGGTCTATGAGATGGCGATCCGGCAGTATCTCATCTCGATGCCGAACCACCGGCCGCAGGTGCTGCACCGGCAGGCGACACGCTACGTGTCGGCCAAGTCGCAGGCGCGGGCGCTTGCGCGGCTTGCGCCGATGCTGACGGCGGAGGAGGCGGACATCGTTCGCCAGGGGCGCAATGCCAAGTCCGCGGTGCCGAAGAGCGCCAATGTGAATGAGTACCGCCAGGCGACGGCGCTGGAGGCGCTGTTCGGCTACTTGTACTTTATCGGCCGCGGCGACCGAATTCGGGAGCTGGCCGAGATCATCGTGCAGGCGCCGGATGGGGAGGAAGCGCCGTCACAAGCGGGTGCGCGCGGGAAGCCCGATTAA
- the cysS gene encoding cysteine--tRNA ligase, translated as MTLQIYNTMTRRKETFVPVNPDKVNMYVCGPTVYDYIHIGNARPQIVFDVVRRYLEQIGYEVNYVVNFTDVDDRLIRKSMETGDPVPVIAERFIQAFYEDIDGLGVRRATHNPRVLDHIGEIIAFIANLVEEGYAYESGKDVYFRTNRFQEYGKLSHQNLEELQHGIRVEVDERKENPEDFVLWKAAKLGEISWPSPWGEGRPGWHIECSAMARKFLGDTLDIHGGGQDLQFPHHECEVAQSESLTGKPLANIWMHNGYIHINNEKMSKSLGNGVIVKELRARYKMEAIRYFILATHYRNPLNFSEEAMMQAEKSVGRIVNAVQNLRHLLKSAEDTAEREPDEALQQKLAGILDTFDAKMQDDFNTADAITAMFDWVNLANSTMQQGSEDERRTANLQALLDALEAMNNVLGLVPEQEEEELLDEEIDRLIQERAEARQAKNWARADEIRDMLTAQGIILEDTPQGIRWRRK; from the coding sequence ATGACGCTTCAGATTTACAACACGATGACGCGCCGCAAGGAAACGTTCGTTCCGGTCAATCCGGATAAGGTGAACATGTATGTATGCGGCCCGACCGTGTACGATTATATTCATATCGGAAATGCCCGCCCTCAGATCGTCTTCGATGTGGTGCGGCGCTATTTGGAACAGATCGGCTATGAAGTGAATTATGTCGTGAATTTCACCGATGTGGACGATCGCCTCATCCGCAAGTCGATGGAGACGGGCGATCCCGTGCCTGTCATCGCGGAACGGTTCATCCAGGCGTTCTATGAGGATATCGATGGCCTCGGCGTGCGCCGCGCGACGCACAATCCGCGCGTGCTCGATCATATCGGGGAAATTATCGCCTTCATCGCCAATCTGGTGGAGGAAGGCTATGCTTACGAATCCGGCAAGGATGTCTACTTCCGCACGAACCGGTTCCAAGAATACGGGAAGCTCTCCCATCAGAACCTGGAGGAGCTGCAGCACGGCATCCGGGTCGAGGTCGACGAGCGGAAAGAGAATCCGGAAGACTTCGTGCTCTGGAAGGCGGCGAAGCTGGGAGAGATCTCGTGGCCGAGCCCGTGGGGCGAGGGCCGTCCGGGATGGCATATCGAGTGCTCCGCCATGGCGCGCAAGTTTTTGGGCGATACGCTGGATATTCACGGCGGAGGCCAGGATCTGCAATTCCCGCATCACGAGTGCGAAGTGGCGCAATCCGAATCGCTGACCGGCAAGCCGCTCGCGAATATTTGGATGCATAACGGGTACATTCATATCAACAACGAAAAAATGTCGAAATCGCTCGGCAACGGCGTCATCGTCAAGGAACTCCGCGCGCGTTACAAAATGGAGGCGATCCGCTACTTCATCCTCGCCACCCATTACCGCAATCCGCTCAATTTCAGCGAGGAAGCGATGATGCAGGCCGAGAAGAGCGTGGGCCGCATCGTCAATGCGGTCCAGAATCTACGCCATCTGCTCAAGTCGGCGGAGGACACCGCGGAGCGCGAGCCGGACGAGGCGTTGCAGCAGAAGCTGGCCGGCATCCTCGATACGTTCGACGCGAAGATGCAGGACGACTTCAATACGGCCGATGCGATTACGGCCATGTTCGATTGGGTGAACCTGGCGAACAGCACGATGCAGCAGGGAAGCGAGGACGAACGGCGGACGGCGAATCTGCAAGCGCTGCTCGATGCGCTCGAGGCGATGAACAATGTCCTCGGGCTCGTACCGGAGCAGGAGGAAGAGGAACTGCTTGACGAGGAGATCGACCGCCTGATTCAGGAGCGCGCCGAAGCGCGCCAGGCGAAGAACTGGGCGCGCGCCGATGAGATTCGCGATATGTTGACCGCTCAGGGCATCATCCTGGAAGATACGCCGCAGGGCATCCGTTGGCGCCGCAAATGA
- the cysE gene encoding serine O-acetyltransferase produces MRRIYRRMQSDIRAVFENDPAARSRFEVIFTYSGLHAIWAHLAAHWFYKHRWFTIARIISQVSRFFTGIEIHPGARIGERLFIDHGMGVVIGETCEIGNDVVIYQGVTLGGTGKEKGKRHPTIGNNVVIASGAKVLGSFKVGDNSNIGANSVVLREVPANCTVVGIPGRIVKQDGIRVDRLNHAQLPDPVIDMLRGMQREIDALRAELEQHKQETAAPREGSAELAQRQ; encoded by the coding sequence ATGCGACGCATTTACCGAAGAATGCAATCCGACATCCGGGCCGTATTCGAGAACGACCCGGCGGCACGCAGCCGATTTGAAGTGATTTTTACCTATTCCGGCCTGCACGCGATCTGGGCTCATCTGGCGGCGCATTGGTTCTATAAGCACCGCTGGTTCACGATCGCCCGCATTATCTCCCAGGTGAGCCGCTTCTTTACGGGCATCGAGATACATCCCGGCGCCCGCATCGGGGAACGGCTGTTCATCGACCACGGCATGGGCGTCGTTATCGGCGAGACCTGCGAGATCGGGAACGATGTCGTGATCTACCAAGGCGTCACGCTTGGCGGTACCGGCAAGGAGAAAGGCAAGCGACACCCGACGATCGGGAACAATGTCGTTATCGCCTCCGGGGCCAAGGTGCTCGGGTCGTTCAAGGTCGGGGACAATTCGAATATCGGGGCCAACTCCGTCGTCCTGCGGGAGGTGCCGGCCAACTGCACGGTCGTCGGCATTCCGGGCCGGATCGTGAAGCAGGACGGCATCCGCGTCGACCGGCTCAACCATGCCCAGCTTCCGGATCCGGTCATTGATATGCTGCGCGGGATGCAGCGGGAGATCGATGCGCTGCGCGCGGAGCTGGAGCAGCACAAGCAGGAGACGGCGGCCCCCCGCGAGGGCTCCGCAGAGCTTGCGCAACGTCAATAG
- the gltX gene encoding glutamate--tRNA ligase translates to MSNDIRVRYAPSPTGHLHIGNARTALFNYLFARHHGGDFIVRIEDTDVKRNVEGGEENQFKYMKWLGMDWDESVDVGGEYGPYRQTERLDIYNKHVDELLERGLAYRCYCTEEELEAEREAQMARGETPKYAGTCRHLTAEDRARLEAEGRQPSIRFRVPEQRSYTFHDLVKGEITFDSETTGDWVIVKKDGIPTYNFAVVLDDYLMRISHVLRGEDHITNTLRQLMIYEAFGWEAPVFGHMTLIVNENRKKLSKRDESIIQFMEQYEQLGYLPEAMLNFIALLGWSPEGEEEIFSREELIRIFDANRLSKSPAVFDTNKLAHLNNVYMKQADPERIAALAIPHLQKAGRLPETMSEEQQAWSKALVKLYQEQMTCASDIVALSEMFFREELALEEEAKAILEEPQVPAVLQALHAKLEAAEAWDADTVKAALKEVQKETGAKGKGLFMPVRVAVSGQMHGRDLNETIVLLGKETVLNRLHQRA, encoded by the coding sequence ATGAGCAACGACATTCGTGTCCGGTATGCGCCAAGTCCGACAGGACATCTGCATATCGGCAATGCGCGCACGGCATTATTCAACTATTTATTTGCACGCCATCACGGCGGCGACTTTATCGTCCGCATCGAGGATACGGACGTGAAGCGCAATGTGGAAGGCGGCGAAGAGAATCAGTTCAAGTATATGAAATGGCTCGGCATGGATTGGGACGAGAGCGTCGATGTCGGCGGGGAATACGGGCCGTACCGTCAGACCGAGCGTCTCGATATTTATAACAAGCATGTGGATGAGCTGCTTGAGCGCGGTCTCGCCTACCGCTGCTACTGCACGGAGGAGGAGCTGGAGGCGGAGCGGGAAGCGCAGATGGCGCGAGGGGAGACGCCGAAGTATGCGGGCACCTGCCGTCATCTGACGGCGGAGGACCGGGCGCGCCTCGAAGCGGAAGGCCGCCAGCCGAGCATCCGCTTCCGTGTGCCGGAGCAGCGCTCCTATACATTCCACGATCTCGTCAAAGGGGAGATTACGTTCGATTCGGAGACGACCGGCGACTGGGTCATCGTGAAGAAGGACGGCATTCCGACCTATAACTTTGCGGTCGTGCTCGACGATTATTTGATGCGCATCTCGCATGTGCTCCGCGGCGAGGATCATATCACCAATACGCTGCGCCAATTGATGATCTACGAAGCGTTCGGCTGGGAAGCGCCGGTATTCGGGCATATGACGCTCATCGTAAACGAGAACCGGAAGAAGCTGAGCAAGCGGGACGAGTCGATTATCCAGTTCATGGAGCAGTACGAGCAGCTCGGTTATTTGCCGGAAGCGATGCTGAACTTCATCGCGCTGCTTGGCTGGTCGCCGGAAGGTGAAGAAGAGATTTTCTCCCGCGAGGAGCTGATTCGGATTTTCGACGCGAACCGGTTGTCGAAGAGTCCCGCCGTATTCGATACGAACAAATTGGCTCACTTGAACAACGTATACATGAAGCAGGCGGATCCGGAGCGGATTGCGGCGCTGGCCATTCCGCACTTGCAGAAGGCGGGGCGCTTGCCGGAGACGATGAGCGAGGAGCAGCAGGCATGGTCGAAAGCGCTCGTGAAGCTGTATCAGGAGCAGATGACCTGCGCTTCGGACATCGTCGCGCTGTCGGAAATGTTCTTCCGCGAAGAGCTGGCGCTAGAGGAAGAGGCCAAGGCCATCCTCGAGGAGCCGCAGGTTCCGGCGGTGCTGCAGGCGCTGCACGCCAAGCTTGAAGCGGCGGAGGCATGGGACGCCGACACGGTCAAGGCGGCTCTGAAGGAAGTGCAGAAGGAGACCGGCGCCAAGGGCAAAGGGTTGTTCATGCCGGTCCGTGTCGCCGTATCCGGCCAGATGCACGGGCGGGATCTGAACGAGACGATCGTGCTGCTCGGCAAAGAAACCGTACTCAACCGTCTCCATCAACGCGCGTAG
- the ispF gene encoding 2-C-methyl-D-erythritol 2,4-cyclodiphosphate synthase: MIRVGQGFDVHQLVEGRPCIIGGVRIPYEKGLLGHSDADVLLHTVSDAVLGALGLGDIGKHFPDTDEAYKDADSSVLLEKVWALAKERGYRLGNLDCTIIAQKPKMLPYVPEMAANLARLLEADVSQINVKATTTEQLGFTGRGEGIAAQAVVCLFHVSR, translated from the coding sequence ATGATACGAGTAGGACAAGGCTTCGATGTGCACCAATTGGTGGAAGGCCGTCCTTGCATTATCGGAGGGGTGCGCATTCCGTATGAGAAGGGGCTGCTTGGCCACTCGGATGCGGATGTGCTGCTGCATACGGTCAGCGATGCGGTGCTCGGGGCGCTCGGGCTGGGCGATATCGGCAAGCACTTCCCGGATACCGATGAAGCCTACAAGGACGCGGACAGCAGCGTCCTGCTGGAGAAGGTTTGGGCGCTCGCCAAGGAGCGGGGCTACCGGCTGGGCAACCTCGACTGCACGATTATCGCGCAGAAGCCGAAGATGCTGCCGTATGTCCCGGAGATGGCCGCTAACCTGGCGCGTCTCCTGGAAGCGGACGTGTCGCAGATCAACGTCAAGGCGACGACGACCGAACAGCTTGGCTTCACGGGCCGGGGGGAAGGCATTGCGGCTCAAGCGGTCGTGTGCTTATTTCACGTTTCGCGGTGA
- the ispD gene encoding 2-C-methyl-D-erythritol 4-phosphate cytidylyltransferase has product MEQGFGVVIVAAGRGSRMGAAESKQYLTLLDKPVIIHTLERFQTMQTCEAIVWVVSPEDTARCAAWQEEYGLDKVRAIVPGGAERQHSVYAGLQAIQALGLDYVLIHDGVRPFVETGSVEACYRAARAHGAAVLAVPVKDTIKQVNGGVITATPDRRSLWAIQTPQAFRLADVMAAHEQAAADGFIGTDDAMLAERAGMEVRIVEGEYTNVKLTTPDDLEWASWWLGRRAAAPGESGKTGWNDEGRGRT; this is encoded by the coding sequence ATGGAACAGGGCTTTGGAGTGGTTATCGTGGCGGCCGGCAGAGGCTCGCGCATGGGGGCCGCGGAGAGCAAGCAATATTTGACGCTGCTGGACAAGCCGGTCATTATACATACGCTGGAGCGCTTCCAGACGATGCAGACATGCGAAGCCATCGTCTGGGTCGTCTCCCCGGAGGATACGGCCCGCTGCGCCGCTTGGCAGGAGGAGTACGGCCTGGACAAGGTCCGGGCCATCGTCCCCGGCGGCGCGGAGCGGCAGCATTCCGTATATGCCGGGCTCCAGGCGATCCAGGCGTTGGGACTGGACTACGTGCTGATACACGACGGCGTGCGGCCGTTCGTGGAGACGGGCAGCGTAGAGGCCTGCTACCGGGCTGCCAGAGCGCACGGGGCGGCCGTCCTGGCCGTGCCGGTGAAGGATACGATTAAGCAGGTGAACGGAGGCGTCATTACGGCGACGCCGGACCGACGCAGCTTGTGGGCGATTCAGACCCCACAGGCTTTTCGTCTTGCCGACGTGATGGCTGCGCATGAACAGGCCGCGGCGGACGGATTCATCGGCACAGACGATGCGATGCTGGCGGAGCGGGCCGGGATGGAGGTTCGCATCGTGGAAGGCGAGTACACGAATGTGAAGCTGACGACGCCCGACGATCTGGAGTGGGCGTCCTGGTGGCTCGGCCGCCGTGCGGCGGCGCCGGGGGAGAGCGGGAAGACCGGATGGAATGATGAAGGGAGAGGCAGAACATGA
- a CDS encoding PIN/TRAM domain-containing protein has product MFKRWFTGMAGVIGAWAGWEFHGYWYAQTMGFTGLANPGLSAGRLAWALGGAFCLFVLSRVLFMPLAKSWNEWRERITLMSTGTLVTGTAGAFAGICFAALLTPLLREFGSAGLMLSAVLLVLFASAGMQIALMKQQDLAEWIAALPWLSEPVAEEEELRAEEHKILDTSVIIDGRIADICKTGFIEGTIVIPEFVLEELQHIADSSDLLKRNRGRRGLDILNKIQKELEVKVLIYEGDFEEISEVDSKLVKLAKVLKGKVVTNDFNLNKVCELQGVSVLNINDLANAVKPVVLPGEEIVVQVIKDGKEHGQGVAYLDDGTMIVVEGGREYIGMTMEVLVTSVLQTSAGRMIFAKPKLLEKAQ; this is encoded by the coding sequence ATGTTCAAACGTTGGTTTACCGGAATGGCGGGCGTGATCGGCGCCTGGGCCGGTTGGGAGTTCCATGGCTATTGGTACGCCCAGACCATGGGCTTCACGGGATTGGCGAATCCGGGACTATCTGCCGGCCGGCTCGCTTGGGCCTTGGGCGGGGCATTTTGCTTATTTGTACTCAGTCGTGTACTTTTTATGCCGTTGGCAAAAAGCTGGAATGAATGGCGGGAGAGAATCACGCTCATGTCCACAGGAACCTTGGTTACGGGTACGGCGGGCGCTTTCGCCGGAATCTGCTTTGCCGCGCTGCTGACGCCGCTGCTGCGCGAATTCGGAAGTGCCGGGCTGATGCTGTCGGCGGTGTTGCTGGTGCTGTTCGCCAGCGCGGGCATGCAGATTGCGCTGATGAAGCAGCAGGATCTGGCGGAATGGATCGCCGCCCTGCCATGGCTGAGCGAGCCGGTGGCTGAGGAAGAAGAGCTGCGCGCCGAGGAGCATAAAATATTGGACACGAGCGTCATTATCGACGGCCGCATCGCCGACATCTGCAAGACAGGATTCATTGAAGGGACGATCGTCATCCCGGAATTCGTGCTGGAGGAGCTGCAGCATATCGCCGACTCGTCGGACTTGCTGAAGCGTAACCGCGGCCGGAGGGGCTTGGATATTTTGAATAAAATCCAAAAAGAACTGGAAGTGAAGGTCCTGATCTACGAAGGAGACTTCGAGGAGATCTCCGAGGTGGACAGCAAGCTGGTGAAGCTGGCCAAAGTCTTGAAAGGCAAAGTGGTTACGAACGACTTCAACTTGAACAAAGTATGCGAGCTGCAGGGCGTGTCGGTTCTGAACATCAACGACCTGGCCAATGCGGTCAAGCCGGTTGTCCTTCCCGGCGAGGAAATCGTCGTCCAAGTCATCAAGGACGGCAAGGAACATGGCCAAGGCGTCGCTTATCTGGATGACGGCACGATGATCGTCGTCGAAGGCGGGCGCGAATACATCGGCATGACGATGGAGGTGCTCGTGACGAGCGTGCTGCAGACGTCGGCCGGACGCATGATTTTTGCCAAGCCGAAACTGTTGGAAAAAGCCCAATAA
- a CDS encoding DUF1573 domain-containing protein, with protein MSTPNLQALQEQVADLVLRHRSLLDILSKYGQSDASVNRAVTKAITECGCLEVHAKRQPYRAEMDVEEARQSLESHVHGHLCENCKDIVKHELGKHLFYMSALCNLLDISLDDVVKQESSRCDTLGIFNLS; from the coding sequence ATGAGTACTCCCAATTTGCAAGCGCTCCAAGAGCAAGTAGCCGATCTTGTCCTGCGACACCGGAGCCTGTTGGACATTCTGTCCAAGTACGGCCAGTCCGACGCCTCGGTTAACCGTGCCGTGACGAAGGCAATCACAGAATGCGGATGCCTGGAGGTTCACGCCAAGCGGCAGCCTTACAGGGCAGAGATGGACGTGGAGGAAGCTCGCCAGTCCCTCGAAAGCCATGTTCACGGCCATTTATGCGAAAATTGCAAAGATATCGTGAAGCATGAACTGGGCAAGCATCTGTTCTACATGTCGGCTCTGTGCAACCTCCTCGACATCAGTCTCGACGATGTAGTGAAGCAGGAATCCAGCCGGTGCGATACGCTCGGTATCTTTAACTTGTCTTGA